The following are encoded in a window of Sphaerisporangium siamense genomic DNA:
- the ftsE gene encoding cell division ATP-binding protein FtsE translates to MIHFDNVTKVYVNQNRPALDHVSVDVDKGEFVFLVGPSGSGKSTFLRLVLKEERPNSGAIHVAGKDLARLSNFKVPHLRRRIGCVFQDFRLLPNKNVYENVAFALEVIGKPRRFIRKVVPEVVELVGLEGKAHRMPDELSGGEQQRVAMARAFVNRPMILLADEPTGNIDPATSIGIMKVLDRINRTGTTVVMATHDAAIVDSMRKRVVELEDGKIVRDQSRGVYGQAY, encoded by the coding sequence GTGATCCATTTCGATAATGTCACCAAGGTCTACGTTAACCAGAACCGGCCCGCCCTCGACCACGTGAGCGTGGACGTCGACAAGGGTGAGTTCGTGTTCCTGGTCGGTCCTTCGGGGTCGGGGAAGTCAACCTTTCTCCGGCTGGTCCTGAAGGAGGAGCGCCCCAACTCGGGCGCCATCCACGTCGCCGGCAAGGATCTGGCGCGCCTGTCCAACTTCAAGGTGCCGCACCTACGCCGTCGTATCGGCTGCGTGTTCCAGGACTTCCGGCTGCTGCCCAACAAGAACGTCTACGAGAACGTGGCCTTCGCCCTGGAGGTCATCGGCAAGCCCCGGCGGTTCATCCGCAAGGTCGTGCCCGAGGTCGTGGAGCTGGTCGGCCTGGAGGGCAAGGCCCACCGCATGCCCGACGAGCTGTCCGGAGGCGAGCAGCAGCGCGTCGCGATGGCGCGCGCGTTCGTGAACCGTCCGATGATCCTGCTGGCGGACGAGCCGACCGGCAACATCGACCCCGCGACCAGCATCGGCATCATGAAGGTGCTCGACCGGATCAACCGGACCGGCACCACCGTCGTCATGGCCACCCATGACGCCGCCATCGTCGACTCCATGCGCAAGCGCGTGGTCGAGCTGGAGGACGGCAAGATCGTCCGCGATCAGTCGCGCGGCGTCTACGGCCAGGCGTACTGA
- the prfB gene encoding peptide chain release factor 2 produces the protein MAAIDPSEEIRELNGILKGIQDVLDLDSMRKQIADLEEQAAAPDLWNDPEAAQKVTSRLSHLQGELNRVEGLSRRLEDVAVLHELAEAEDDADTREEALRELVSLRGDINALEVRTLLSGPYDAREALITINSQAGGVDAADWAQMLLRMYLRWAERKNYSTEVYDTSYAEEAGIKSATFVVKAPYAYGTLRGEHGTHRLVRISPFDNQGRRQTSFAGVDIVPVVEQTDHIDINEDDLRIDVYRSSGPGGQGVNTTDSAVRITHLPTGIVVSCQNERSQLQNRASAMTVLQAKLLERKRQEEAEKMSELRGESTTSWGTQIRNYVLHPYQIVKDLRTSVEAGNPSAVLDGDLDDFIEGEIRWMRRQETGASQ, from the coding sequence GTGGCAGCCATCGATCCCTCAGAAGAGATCCGCGAGCTTAACGGCATCCTGAAGGGCATTCAGGACGTCCTCGATCTCGACAGCATGCGCAAGCAGATCGCCGATCTTGAGGAGCAGGCCGCCGCGCCCGATCTGTGGAACGACCCCGAGGCCGCCCAGAAGGTCACGAGCAGGCTCTCTCACCTGCAGGGCGAGCTCAACCGCGTCGAGGGCCTGAGCCGCCGGCTGGAGGACGTCGCGGTCCTGCACGAGCTGGCCGAGGCCGAGGACGACGCCGACACCCGTGAGGAGGCCCTGCGCGAGCTGGTCTCCCTGCGCGGCGACATCAACGCGCTGGAGGTCCGCACGCTGCTGTCGGGCCCCTACGACGCCCGCGAGGCGCTGATCACGATCAACTCCCAGGCCGGGGGCGTGGACGCCGCCGATTGGGCGCAGATGCTCCTGCGCATGTACCTGCGCTGGGCCGAGCGCAAGAACTACTCGACCGAGGTCTACGACACCTCCTACGCCGAAGAGGCCGGCATCAAGTCGGCCACCTTCGTGGTCAAGGCGCCCTACGCCTACGGCACTCTGCGCGGCGAGCACGGCACCCACCGCCTCGTGCGCATCAGCCCGTTCGACAACCAGGGCCGCCGCCAGACCTCCTTCGCCGGCGTCGACATCGTGCCGGTCGTCGAGCAGACCGACCACATCGATATCAACGAGGACGATCTGCGCATCGACGTGTACCGCTCCTCGGGCCCCGGCGGCCAGGGCGTCAACACCACCGACTCCGCGGTCCGCATCACCCACCTGCCCACCGGCATCGTGGTGTCCTGCCAGAACGAGCGCTCCCAGCTGCAGAACCGCGCCTCGGCCATGACCGTCCTGCAGGCCAAGCTCTTGGAGCGCAAGCGGCAGGAGGAGGCGGAGAAGATGTCGGAGCTGCGCGGCGAGTCCACCACCTCGTGGGGCACGCAGATCCGCAATTACGTCCTGCACCCCTACCAGATCGTCAAGGATCTTCGCACCTCGGTCGAGGCGGGCAACCCGAGCGCCGTCCTCGACGGTGACCTGGACGATTTCATCGAGGGCGAGATCCGCTGGATGCGCCGCCAGGAGACCGGCGCCTCGCAGTGA
- the ftsX gene encoding permease-like cell division protein FtsX — protein MRANFIFSEVWIGLRRNLTMTIAVIVTVAIGMALLGIGLMINAQVGNMSNFWTDKVQLSAYLCKKNDPFEACKGRGAVSEQEKQALQAQIKQMKQVETVFFEGQQKAYDNWKATFSSNNVLLSAVKPEDMPESFRVKLKDPNDYKAVVDALSGAPGVSNVVNDQELLDKFFGLMGKLRWAALVVAMIQVFAAILLIGNTVRLSAYNRRRETGIMRLVGASNLYIQLPFVMEGTIAGLVGGVISAVLLMFAKIVLFDGMKQYFVLSTQLSWSDVAQVITLTTVVGVLICIVASFFMLRRYLRV, from the coding sequence ATGCGGGCAAACTTCATCTTCTCTGAGGTCTGGATCGGCCTGCGCCGAAACCTCACGATGACCATCGCCGTCATCGTGACCGTGGCCATCGGAATGGCGCTGCTCGGCATTGGGCTGATGATCAACGCACAGGTCGGGAACATGAGCAACTTCTGGACCGACAAGGTCCAGCTCTCGGCCTACCTGTGCAAGAAGAACGACCCGTTCGAGGCGTGCAAGGGGCGCGGGGCCGTCAGCGAGCAGGAGAAGCAGGCGCTGCAGGCCCAGATCAAGCAAATGAAGCAGGTGGAGACCGTCTTCTTCGAGGGCCAGCAGAAGGCCTACGACAACTGGAAGGCGACCTTCAGCAGCAACAACGTCCTGCTCTCCGCGGTCAAGCCCGAGGACATGCCGGAGTCCTTCCGCGTCAAGCTCAAGGACCCCAACGACTACAAGGCCGTCGTGGACGCGCTCAGCGGCGCCCCCGGAGTGTCCAACGTGGTCAACGACCAGGAACTGCTGGACAAGTTCTTCGGGCTCATGGGCAAGCTGCGCTGGGCCGCGCTCGTCGTGGCGATGATCCAGGTGTTCGCGGCGATCCTGCTGATCGGCAACACCGTGCGGTTGTCCGCCTACAACCGCAGACGTGAGACCGGCATCATGCGCCTGGTCGGCGCCTCCAACCTCTACATCCAGTTGCCGTTCGTGATGGAGGGCACGATCGCCGGCCTGGTCGGCGGCGTGATCTCGGCGGTCCTGCTGATGTTCGCCAAGATCGTGCTGTTCGACGGCATGAAACAGTACTTCGTGCTGTCCACCCAGCTAAGCTGGAGCGACGTCGCCCAGGTGATCACGCTGACCACCGTGGTGGGCGTCCTGATCTGCATCGTGGCCTCGTTCTTCATGCTCCGGCGATACCTGCGGGTGTGA
- the smpB gene encoding SsrA-binding protein SmpB yields MPRESGRKLIAQNKRARHDYHIEDTYEAGLVLMGTEVKSLRAGRASLADGFAQVKDDEVWLMNVHIPEYHMGTWTNHAARRPRKLLLHRKEIGKIIAKTKESGLTLVPLALYFKDGRAKIEIGIARGKKTWDKRHDLAEKQATREMARALRYRNR; encoded by the coding sequence ATGCCACGTGAGAGCGGGCGTAAGCTCATCGCCCAGAACAAGCGTGCCCGGCACGACTATCACATCGAGGACACCTACGAGGCCGGGCTCGTCCTCATGGGGACGGAGGTCAAGTCCCTGCGCGCGGGCCGCGCGAGCCTCGCGGACGGCTTCGCCCAGGTGAAGGACGACGAGGTGTGGCTGATGAACGTCCACATCCCCGAGTACCACATGGGCACGTGGACCAACCACGCCGCGCGCCGCCCGCGCAAGCTCCTGCTCCACAGGAAAGAGATCGGCAAGATCATCGCCAAGACGAAGGAGTCGGGGCTCACGCTGGTCCCCCTCGCCCTGTACTTCAAGGACGGCAGGGCGAAGATCGAGATCGGCATCGCGCGAGGCAAGAAGACCTGGGACAAGCGCCACGACCTCGCCGAGAAGCAGGCGACCCGCGAGATGGCCCGCGCCCTGCGGTACCGCAACCGGTGA